Below is a genomic region from Candidatus Binatia bacterium.
GCCGCACGCTGGTCCGTATGGACGCGGACGCCGCCGAAGTCTGCGCCAAACCGCAATTCCATGAACGATCGAGTGCTGGCGTCGAGCCGCTGCCAAGGCGAACTGAGACCTGCATCAGCGCGGGTAGCCATACTTTGTTCCGAACACTCCGCGCAAGTTCCACCACACGCACAGCGCTGCAGGGTTCGCCTTGCGGAGGGCCCTCTTTTCAAATGCGCTGAAACTGGGCTCTTCATCATAAGTACTTCCCTAGGAAGGTGGAGGGTTGTTCGTCGACTTCTTCGCAGCGCTTGCCGGTATCACAGCGTCTTTGGGCGCCACGCAAGTGTCAACGGGATCCCCCACTTGTAGTTCTCTAGTACACAGCACTTGTGGTGAAATAGCAGCCGCCGTGGCATCCTGAAAGCGCGTTTGCTCCTGGGCATCCGTTACCCGCAGGCGGACGCTAGTGGTAGTTCCGGCCGCGACTGGAATCCGAATGGCGAATGTGCCGTTTGCATCCGAGCACGCGTATGCGAGAAGCACGTCGGCATCGTCGAGCGCAGACACCGTGTAATTCGCCAAAATCTTGTTAGAAGGGTCGACTACTTGGCCGATGATCGCTCCTGTTGCTGCGTCCAGCTTTGCTGGCGGGGCGATCAGGGCACGTTGACCCTCTAGTCCAGCGACAGCCGCAGCGAAACTCTGGACGTACAAACGGCCCAAGATGTCGATCATCTCTGGCGACTCCGCGCCGTACTCCGTGGTGACGATCCCGGCTTCCTCGGTCAAGGAAGCGACGCGCGAAGAAACGAGGTCGGCGGCGACGCTGAGCGCGTTGCTCCGAAGGGCGTCACTTTGTGCAATCCCCACATCGATCACCTTCGCGGTTTGCACTTCGTCCAGTTGCGGGTTGGCGGATTGTCGGGACGATGCAGTTTCCATCGATCGAATACTCCTTTACTTGCTCGATTTTATTGGGAAAGTAACACGACGTTGCCCTTGATGCGCGGTACAGCCGTGTTGCAAATCGCTCCTCCCACCAGCGACAGATTGTCGGAGCCGAAAGGAGGGTTCACCACCATGCTTCCCAACGCAAGGAAACAGTATGTTCCCTGGTTATCGTTCGTCGTATTGAAGAAGAAACCAATGGTGAGACCGGAGAGGAGCGCCCACACCTCTTTCATTCTGTTTGCGATCATGCGCGTGGAGATGCCAATCAAGAAGGCATCGAAAAGGACCACATCTTGGGCAAAGAGATTGTTAACGACGTTGCACTGATTGTCTTGCATCGACACATCGTCTGGCGACAGTAGGAGAACTGACGAGACTGTGATCGCGCGAAACTCGTTTGCGAGACCCAATTCTATCTGGTTGTCGTGGAACAGTATGTCGCCTCCTGCAAGATGCGGTAAGAGGTCCTTTGTCGCGGTCACCGCCGGGTCGAACTGCTTGTCGAGCTGCGCCATAAGGGCGAACCCAAAGATATTGCTTAGGAGTTCGTGCGAGACTCCCAGATTCAGAATCGCCACGGTGGCGCCGCCCAGATAATCAAGAGGCCGGCGAGGCGGCTGGCCCTGAAGTGTACCCTGTATATCAAAGAAACGGCTAGGAACCGCGGCGAACGAGTTGCCGTGCACTGACACTTCTCCGCTCGCTACGATCTCAAGGGCACGCCCACTCGGCGCGAGGACTTCGTTCTCCTCGATCCGCGCTGCGAAGCCCGCAGACACGCCGATATTCTCGATTATCGCTAGGATCAGATTGGCGAACTCCGGCGACACGTTGAGCCGCTGGTTGATCAGGTCTTGGACGGCCTGCCAAAGCAGTTTCACTCTTTTGGTATCGCCGGAGCCGGTTGAGATCGGCATCACCAACGCCAGATCGATGACGATGCCGCCGCCGATCTCGCCAAGTGCCGTGCCCCACGCCGGCGACACCCCGGCGCCAGTGGGATTTTTAGGGGGCGCCACGCGCGTCATTAGCGCAGCCGGCCGCCCATTGCCCGCGATTCGGTTGAGCGAGATGTCGATTTCCGAGCCGTACTGTATGTAGATACCGCAGATGGGTTCGTTGACACTCGTGCCGTTTGAGACAATGATGTTCTCCCGCATCCATGCCCGGTCGGCGTCCGCAAGGATGATTCCCCCGCGCGCGCGCAGCAGTGGGCCACCTTGCGGTTCCGCTCTCGGCAGAACGACGCAGCCTTCTATCAGGTTGCGTTCGATCATCAAATCCAAAATGCACACGTGCGCCTTGAACTCATCGTAGAGACATATGGTCGCGATGCCATCGTTCCCCATGTTTTCGATTCGGTTATCCACGATTCGCACCCGCCGGAGATTCCCATCGGTCACGGGAGTCTGCCCGCCTCGACCGGGCTGCCCGCCACCGGAACCGATGTTTGTACACCCCCCGTTATCGATTACTATTATGATGCCTGGGTAGCGACCGCCGCCATTTGCTTTATACGTGAGGCTGCCCAAAGTAATACCGTTCCCAAGGCCTCCCGAGATGTTGTTTCGTATGATCTCTACATCGACGGAATGACCGCCAATCTGGATGCCGCCGAGCGGCGTCTTTCTCGTTGGCGCCGCATCGACTAGCACGTCATTGCGCTCAACCCGTATTTGCTTTCCGAGCAAGAAGATCGCAGGAGACAGTCCTATAGACGATTTCGGATCGATAGTGTCGTTACCGGACAGTGGATGGATCTGGACGCGGCAGCCTTCGACGGCAATGTTGTCTCCAGCTCGCCCGTCAATGGCGCTCATATCGCGCGCGCTGATCTCGAGTCGTGCCAATGTGACGTTTGACACCCTCGGTCGCTGTAACACCGGGCTCGCCCACGCGATGCCTGGCCCTTTGGTCGCTTGGATCGCGATGTCGCGAATGATGATGTTCGAGCTATCCTCGATCAGGATAACTGGGTCGGTCGGGTTTGGGTCCTTTGCCCCTAGATTTAGGATAGAGCGTCGCTCACAACCTTGTATCGTGACGTTCTGCTTTTTCTGGATCGTCACTGCTCCGGAGTATGTCCCCGGCAATATGCATACTTCGCCGCCTTCGGGCGGTAGCGCGTCAACCGCCGCCTGCACGGATGTCACGTCACCGAAATTCGTAATGCCATCGCCGACAATAACCGAACAGCAGCCGCGCAAGCGCGTGAGCGGCAAAAACTTCGCCCGGCAGTCGTCGATCAGTGTGCCGCTAACGTTGACGCCATCGTTGGTCCAAGAAACGACGCCGAGCGGCGCATAGAAACGCCGAATACCGTGTGGTGGCGCGCCACCTTTTGCCAAAAGCCAAGGGATGAGCTCCTGAGGGTTGGCCGGGCGCGCCCCGATCACCCAGAAGTCTCCGGGCACGGCTTCGCCGTTTAGCGAGTTGAACGTCACGCCCAAACCAGTTGTACCGAGAGGGACC
It encodes:
- a CDS encoding DUF6519 domain-containing protein gives rise to the protein MANPDIARIGTDWRKRYFATGMQQGRPLMEEDWNENQRLTSEDKRQALLDIVGDSGCPDDGFKIQPPIGTTKNAAQPPVDVLDFTINWGTLYLGGQRLEMLQKGVDPKLGETYRLQSDWLNQDDADKVKPPGDGKTLNTLAYVEAWEQPVTAVEDSEIYERALGGPDTSTRLRMMRRVHLFADGGASQTCHDAWGALSKSWFNAGLGTIGPGGERKVDTTLTVGFTGGVSGDLCNPPVAGGYLGADNQAIRVQIVDTDPVNKNGHFTWGFDDASPVYRVTVATKVGSPAVVTFITTPKDQAHWPLTGMTVELLAWSAALPNNEKLAEIQGALTTVSASFDPTSNTIQVKDDLTQFVNANNGLAWQTRTDHAALDPNNSFFFYLRVWDRGGDITSPPSIPYNLNDANRVPLGTTGLGVTFNSLNGEAVPGDFWVIGARPANPQELIPWLLAKGGAPPHGIRRFYAPLGVVSWTNDGVNVSGTLIDDCRAKFLPLTRLRGCCSVIVGDGITNFGDVTSVQAAVDALPPEGGEVCILPGTYSGAVTIQKKQNVTIQGCERRSILNLGAKDPNPTDPVILIEDSSNIIIRDIAIQATKGPGIAWASPVLQRPRVSNVTLARLEISARDMSAIDGRAGDNIAVEGCRVQIHPLSGNDTIDPKSSIGLSPAIFLLGKQIRVERNDVLVDAAPTRKTPLGGIQIGGHSVDVEIIRNNISGGLGNGITLGSLTYKANGGGRYPGIIIVIDNGGCTNIGSGGGQPGRGGQTPVTDGNLRRVRIVDNRIENMGNDGIATICLYDEFKAHVCILDLMIERNLIEGCVVLPRAEPQGGPLLRARGGIILADADRAWMRENIIVSNGTSVNEPICGIYIQYGSEIDISLNRIAGNGRPAALMTRVAPPKNPTGAGVSPAWGTALGEIGGGIVIDLALVMPISTGSGDTKRVKLLWQAVQDLINQRLNVSPEFANLILAIIENIGVSAGFAARIEENEVLAPSGRALEIVASGEVSVHGNSFAAVPSRFFDIQGTLQGQPPRRPLDYLGGATVAILNLGVSHELLSNIFGFALMAQLDKQFDPAVTATKDLLPHLAGGDILFHDNQIELGLANEFRAITVSSVLLLSPDDVSMQDNQCNVVNNLFAQDVVLFDAFLIGISTRMIANRMKEVWALLSGLTIGFFFNTTNDNQGTYCFLALGSMVVNPPFGSDNLSLVGGAICNTAVPRIKGNVVLLSQ
- a CDS encoding carboxypeptidase-like regulatory domain-containing protein; the protein is METASSRQSANPQLDEVQTAKVIDVGIAQSDALRSNALSVAADLVSSRVASLTEEAGIVTTEYGAESPEMIDILGRLYVQSFAAAVAGLEGQRALIAPPAKLDAATGAIIGQVVDPSNKILANYTVSALDDADVLLAYACSDANGTFAIRIPVAAGTTTSVRLRVTDAQEQTRFQDATAAAISPQVLCTRELQVGDPVDTCVAPKDAVIPASAAKKSTNNPPPS